One stretch of Paenibacillus sp. FSL R5-0341 DNA includes these proteins:
- a CDS encoding C40 family peptidase, translating into MKTNIFVQKAVTVGLCATLGFGAVLMTNAPVAQAATASVSTGQQIVNYGKQFTGTPYKFGASTSTTKVFDCSSFMKYIFKKYGVDLPRTSVKQSKEGKAVSKANLRVGDLVFFSSGSRSTGSNITHVGVYAGNGKILHTYGSPGVTLSDLNSGTWERTYIKARRVL; encoded by the coding sequence ATGAAAACAAACATCTTTGTCCAAAAGGCCGTAACCGTCGGGTTGTGCGCTACACTAGGTTTTGGAGCTGTACTAATGACTAACGCACCTGTTGCACAGGCAGCAACTGCATCTGTGTCCACAGGCCAACAGATTGTTAACTATGGTAAACAATTTACTGGAACTCCATATAAATTTGGTGCTTCAACATCAACTACCAAAGTTTTTGACTGCTCTTCTTTTATGAAATATATTTTCAAAAAGTATGGTGTAGACTTGCCGCGCACTTCCGTGAAACAATCCAAAGAAGGCAAAGCTGTGTCCAAAGCTAATCTGCGTGTAGGCGATCTGGTATTCTTCTCCAGCGGTAGCCGTTCTACTGGCTCCAACATCACTCATGTAGGCGTGTACGCAGGGAACGGAAAGATTCTGCATACGTATGGATCTCCAGGCGTAACCCTTTCGGATCTGAATTCCGGTACTTGGGAAAGAACGTATATTAAAGCTCGTCGTGTACTGTAG